Proteins encoded together in one Desulfovibrio sp. UCD-KL4C window:
- a CDS encoding HD family phosphohydrolase → MKKKIAKINTIGAAAIEKLLRDMIKDTECVQCRKALKELTDPILSAVSKMFGEQMNLVDRLTEIGLALSGETRLEHLLEMIVDEARVLTKADAGTLYIVNKETRKLEFSIIQNDSMNVRIGGTNNRESSLPPVPLYTSDNIPNKSHVSAYCVLTGETVNIADVYEAEGFDFTGPRKYDETTGYRSKSMLVLALKNHEQDIIGVIQLLNALDENGEIVEFSDDIVDIVGSLASQAAIALTNAQLIQGLKDLLYSVIQSIAAAIDAKSPYTNGHIERVVILTMMIAEAVNNSSEGKYADIQFSIDELEELKLAAWMHDVGKISIPEHIVDKSTKLETIYDRSELVDNRFRLIAEIIKNRKLEEIVTVLSDQTDHELIHAIEVKYAVELEQLEDDRKFIASCNISKEFMTDERIERVLKIAARTYESGGETFNWLSDDEVTNLCIRKGTLTDCERKIIESHAAITLEMLSRLPFPKRLSHVPEYAAAHHEKLDGSGYPKGLTAEELSLQARIMAVADIFEALTAKDRPYKKPMKITQAIKILGFMEKENQIDPDICRLFLDTGLFMEYAKAELDPLQFEDD, encoded by the coding sequence ATGAAAAAAAAGATTGCAAAAATAAACACTATCGGTGCTGCCGCAATTGAGAAACTTTTAAGAGATATGATCAAAGATACCGAGTGTGTCCAATGTCGTAAGGCATTAAAGGAACTCACTGATCCTATTCTTTCAGCAGTTTCAAAGATGTTTGGCGAGCAGATGAATCTTGTGGACAGACTTACTGAGATCGGTTTGGCCCTTTCAGGAGAAACACGGCTTGAGCATCTTTTGGAGATGATAGTTGATGAAGCGCGTGTTCTGACAAAAGCAGATGCGGGGACTCTTTATATTGTAAATAAAGAAACTCGAAAGCTGGAATTTTCCATTATTCAAAATGACTCAATGAATGTACGCATCGGGGGAACTAATAATAGGGAATCATCTTTGCCCCCTGTTCCTCTTTATACATCAGACAATATTCCAAACAAATCTCATGTATCTGCTTATTGTGTCCTGACAGGTGAAACCGTCAATATTGCAGATGTTTATGAAGCTGAAGGTTTTGATTTTACCGGACCTAGAAAATATGATGAAACAACAGGTTACCGTTCAAAATCTATGCTTGTTCTGGCTCTGAAAAATCACGAACAGGATATAATAGGTGTAATTCAGCTTCTTAATGCGCTTGATGAGAATGGAGAGATTGTCGAATTTTCGGATGATATCGTTGATATAGTCGGTTCACTTGCTTCTCAAGCTGCGATAGCTCTGACAAATGCTCAGTTGATCCAAGGTCTTAAAGATTTACTTTATTCTGTTATCCAAAGTATAGCTGCTGCGATTGACGCCAAATCTCCTTACACCAATGGACACATTGAGCGGGTTGTGATTCTTACCATGATGATTGCTGAAGCTGTTAACAACTCATCAGAAGGTAAATATGCCGACATACAATTTTCCATTGATGAACTTGAAGAATTGAAACTTGCAGCATGGATGCACGATGTCGGCAAAATCTCTATTCCTGAGCATATTGTCGATAAATCCACTAAGCTTGAAACTATTTATGATCGGTCAGAGCTTGTTGATAATCGGTTTAGATTAATTGCTGAGATTATTAAAAACAGGAAACTCGAAGAAATAGTAACGGTTCTGTCAGATCAGACTGATCATGAGCTAATTCATGCGATTGAAGTAAAATATGCAGTTGAACTTGAACAGCTTGAAGACGACAGAAAATTTATTGCTTCCTGCAATATTTCTAAGGAATTTATGACTGATGAACGGATTGAAAGGGTTCTTAAAATTGCTGCGCGTACTTATGAGAGCGGGGGCGAAACTTTTAATTGGCTAAGTGATGATGAGGTCACTAATTTGTGTATTCGCAAGGGCACGCTGACAGATTGTGAACGTAAAATTATAGAAAGCCATGCGGCAATTACTCTTGAAATGCTTTCAAGGCTTCCGTTCCCCAAAAGACTGTCACACGTTCCGGAGTACGCCGCTGCTCATCATGAAAAACTTGACGGGTCCGGTTATCCGAAAGGTTTGACCGCAGAAGAGCTCTCATTGCAGGCACGAATCATGGCAGTAGCTGATATTTTTGAGGCTCTTACTGCTAAAGACAGGCCGTATAAAAAACCTATGAAGATTACACAGGCTATTAAAATTCTCGGTTTTATGGAGAAGGAAAACCAGATTGACCCTGATATTTGTAGACTCTTTCTCGATACCGGTCTGTTTATGGAATACGCAAAAGCTGAGCTTGATCCTTTACAGTTTGAAGACGACTAA
- a CDS encoding MJ1477/TM1410 family putative glycoside hydrolase, producing MQQHQKTHIAQKEITSWGYWLQTPSIAAMVESPYDLIVMDYSADGTDKKKFTADDISILHKFDKTVLCYFSIGEAEKYRFYWKKEWEENPPNFLGPENPDWPENYKVRYWREDWWETGLRPYLDRILEAGFDGVYLDIIDAYWFWHEQGVNVKATADDMVKLVKRIADYCRTKSGKDFIISPQNGLGIIADCSPVYRDLYFKTINMVGLESLLENIFSKEDQNYRLKLAKELSDYGITIFDIEYIKESQYADYLKEINKLNFPVIPYASTPDAALDKLTDFYKYRAKK from the coding sequence ATGCAACAACATCAAAAAACTCATATAGCCCAAAAAGAAATAACAAGCTGGGGGTATTGGCTTCAAACCCCATCAATTGCAGCAATGGTTGAATCCCCCTATGATTTAATCGTTATGGATTATTCAGCAGATGGAACCGACAAGAAGAAGTTCACTGCTGACGATATTTCTATTCTGCATAAATTCGATAAGACGGTTCTCTGCTATTTCTCTATTGGAGAAGCGGAAAAATACAGATTCTACTGGAAAAAAGAATGGGAAGAAAATCCTCCAAATTTTCTAGGTCCGGAAAATCCGGACTGGCCTGAAAATTACAAAGTTCGTTACTGGCGTGAGGATTGGTGGGAAACCGGTCTTCGCCCATATTTAGACCGCATATTAGAAGCTGGATTTGACGGAGTTTATTTAGATATTATTGATGCGTACTGGTTCTGGCATGAACAAGGCGTTAATGTAAAAGCTACTGCTGACGATATGGTCAAACTGGTTAAAAGAATTGCTGATTACTGTCGCACAAAATCTGGAAAGGACTTTATTATCAGCCCGCAGAACGGCCTAGGAATCATTGCAGATTGCTCCCCTGTTTATCGTGACTTATATTTCAAAACTATAAACATGGTCGGACTGGAAAGTTTGCTGGAAAATATTTTCAGCAAAGAAGACCAAAACTATCGTTTGAAATTAGCAAAGGAGCTTTCTGATTATGGAATAACAATTTTTGATATTGAATACATCAAAGAGTCACAATACGCAGATTATTTGAAAGAGATTAACAAACTTAACTTTCCAGTCATCCCTTACGCATCAACGCCAGATGCAGCACTGGATAAACTGACAGATTTTTATAAATACCGAGCAAAGAAATAA
- a CDS encoding GNA1162 family protein, protein MKKSLFPVFFLIMILAGCSGAYMKGYVQPQGIASEARHAAVLPLVNLTNTPNAGRMVGDLLSTELYSSTKFQLMESTEMLKRVKGDSDDLEFVIEDAVAQKLGTSLGVDTIIYGSVSEYQYKRGVNQSPTVGINLRMIDVSSGKVLWASSVSKSGGCFFGCTESLNSVAQEALTEMVASMAAVSAQ, encoded by the coding sequence GTGAAAAAAAGTTTATTTCCAGTGTTTTTTTTGATCATGATTCTTGCCGGATGTTCTGGGGCATATATGAAAGGGTATGTCCAGCCTCAAGGTATTGCAAGTGAAGCCCGCCATGCAGCAGTACTCCCTTTGGTTAATTTAACAAATACTCCTAATGCCGGGCGTATGGTCGGCGATCTGCTTTCTACAGAGCTTTATTCTTCCACTAAATTCCAATTGATGGAGTCTACAGAAATGCTCAAACGAGTTAAGGGAGATAGTGATGACCTTGAATTCGTTATAGAAGATGCTGTGGCCCAAAAACTAGGAACCAGTCTCGGCGTTGATACTATTATTTATGGATCTGTATCTGAATATCAGTACAAGCGCGGTGTAAATCAAAGCCCTACTGTCGGAATTAATTTGAGAATGATTGATGTTTCTTCTGGAAAAGTTCTGTGGGCTTCATCTGTATCTAAGAGTGGAGGTTGCTTTTTCGGATGCACAGAATCTTTAAACAGCGTTGCTCAGGAAGCTCTGACAGAAATGGTAGCTTCAATGGCTGCTGTTTCTGCACAGTAG
- a CDS encoding endo alpha-1,4 polygalactosaminidase — MHRIFKQRCSGSSDRNGSFNGCCFCTVVFAVALISFSLFGSTFAFGKNKNKVSTWCCYYGQQDKAEDLIRFDLAVLAVDGQNPAPLRKHGVKCLVYVSLGEVHADSPYYAQAEKLGLLVRYNENWDSWVVDIRRSEWKKMLFEQIIPDALKAGYDGLFFDTLDSPIDMQRHDPDTYKGTERSSVELIKDIRKHYPKLILCQNRGFEIIQRTAPYVDYLLIEGLSSSMDIATGTRSDVSAMDREFLITKADSAIKSNRNLVVLSLDYVPFNDSRTIDSVYEFSRKQGFVPYVSTPELHQVNTYAPTP, encoded by the coding sequence ATGCACAGAATCTTTAAACAGCGTTGCTCAGGAAGCTCTGACAGAAATGGTAGCTTCAATGGCTGCTGTTTCTGCACAGTAGTTTTTGCAGTGGCTCTAATTTCATTTTCTTTGTTCGGCAGTACTTTTGCGTTTGGAAAAAACAAAAATAAAGTGTCGACATGGTGCTGTTATTACGGACAGCAGGATAAGGCAGAAGATTTAATCCGGTTTGATCTTGCTGTTCTAGCTGTTGACGGCCAAAATCCGGCTCCACTTCGTAAACACGGAGTTAAATGTCTTGTTTATGTAAGTCTTGGTGAAGTTCATGCAGACAGTCCTTATTATGCTCAGGCCGAGAAACTCGGACTGCTTGTCAGGTATAATGAGAACTGGGATTCATGGGTTGTTGATATCCGCCGTTCGGAGTGGAAAAAGATGCTTTTTGAACAGATAATTCCCGATGCGCTTAAGGCGGGATATGATGGTCTCTTTTTCGATACTTTGGATTCTCCGATTGATATGCAAAGACATGATCCTGACACATATAAAGGAACTGAGCGAAGTTCTGTGGAATTAATTAAAGACATTCGGAAACATTACCCAAAGTTGATTCTCTGCCAAAATCGCGGATTCGAAATTATTCAAAGAACCGCACCTTATGTTGATTATTTATTAATCGAAGGTCTTAGCAGCTCTATGGATATTGCTACTGGAACCAGAAGTGATGTCTCTGCTATGGATCGCGAATTTCTAATTACCAAAGCAGACTCAGCTATTAAAAGTAATCGTAATCTTGTGGTTCTGAGTTTGGATTATGTTCCGTTTAATGATTCGCGAACGATTGATAGCGTTTATGAATTTTCACGCAAACAGGGGTTTGTTCCTTATGTTAGTACGCCAGAACTTCATCAGGTTAATACCTATGCGCCTACTCCTTAG
- a CDS encoding DUF2194 domain-containing protein: MLVRQNFIRLIPMRLLLSFVIFVLSFSSAVQVSYAAQLKRKVLVLYNSAEKQDATENLFVEGFAMPLNYLGILYNTRDVNKRPLPSAKEMEQYLGVFTTFADDLMEKPEDYLNWLIKQQKNGRKVLIAGSLGAARNLNDENVEPALIKKVYSNLGFSWQGNATNERIRLTYDSIDQSKMNFERELTLFPVRYIHIVPVDADARSWVTVKIKNKPDSDGSVVGVSSRGGFVLDGYMRWQDPVTFLEQWYLNPFDFLQQSLNLDGVPALTPTTLNGLRVAFAHIDGDGFAGYTEIDKNKNCAEILMERIFGRYDFPNSASVIAGEIDPDVKGSPANVLLAQTLFEMKNIEPASHSYTHPFAWNKKLRESPEYQEEFVVGQYEKTGYKFNATYEIVDSCKYISTDLTPPNHPCKVLFWSGMCDPNGNQAEIAEKAGLLNLNGGDTIFDASHNSYFGVSPLYKPLGEQSQIYTGQANENILTNLWAGPYFGFRNIVETMKRTGSPRRVMPVDIYYHFYSGEKFASLKALEDVYDWVVSQDFAKVYASAYIKMVNGYLSGKIDIIDADHFVISDYNDCLSLRLDGVDKVPDLAKCKNIIGYDTEPEGVFVHLNPGAEKAELVLSSNIKVNEGFAYIKSGSGWIKDFQHIERGARFIFECFNKGKIVVAGLKPNRKFKIVGNKFSALEVTANNNGEIIIQNVTSGPLEISLI, from the coding sequence ATGTTAGTACGCCAGAACTTCATCAGGTTAATACCTATGCGCCTACTCCTTAGTTTTGTTATTTTTGTTCTCTCTTTTTCTTCCGCAGTTCAAGTGAGCTACGCAGCGCAGCTAAAGCGTAAAGTTTTAGTTTTGTATAATAGTGCTGAAAAGCAGGACGCAACGGAAAACCTTTTTGTTGAAGGGTTTGCTATGCCGCTTAACTATCTGGGAATTTTATACAATACCCGCGATGTAAATAAGCGTCCGCTTCCTAGCGCTAAGGAAATGGAGCAATATTTAGGTGTTTTTACAACTTTTGCTGACGACTTGATGGAGAAGCCGGAAGATTACTTGAACTGGTTGATTAAGCAGCAAAAGAACGGGCGTAAAGTTCTTATTGCAGGCAGTCTTGGTGCAGCGCGTAATCTTAACGATGAAAATGTTGAACCTGCTTTAATAAAAAAAGTTTATTCTAATTTAGGTTTTTCATGGCAAGGCAATGCTACCAATGAGCGCATCCGTCTTACATATGATTCTATTGATCAGAGTAAGATGAATTTTGAGCGAGAGCTCACTCTTTTTCCAGTCAGATATATTCATATTGTTCCTGTTGATGCCGACGCAAGATCGTGGGTGACCGTAAAAATTAAGAATAAACCTGATTCTGACGGAAGTGTTGTGGGCGTAAGCTCACGCGGAGGGTTTGTTCTGGATGGATACATGCGTTGGCAGGACCCTGTAACATTTCTCGAGCAGTGGTATCTTAATCCTTTCGACTTTTTACAGCAATCTTTGAATTTAGATGGGGTTCCTGCTCTCACCCCGACAACGCTTAATGGTTTAAGAGTAGCTTTTGCTCATATTGATGGTGACGGTTTCGCAGGCTATACTGAAATAGATAAAAATAAGAATTGCGCTGAAATTTTAATGGAACGTATTTTTGGTCGTTATGATTTTCCAAATTCTGCATCTGTAATTGCAGGAGAAATTGATCCTGATGTAAAGGGGAGTCCTGCGAACGTTCTTCTTGCACAAACTCTGTTCGAAATGAAAAATATCGAACCAGCGTCACATTCGTACACTCATCCTTTTGCATGGAATAAAAAACTTAGAGAATCACCTGAGTATCAAGAAGAATTTGTTGTCGGTCAGTACGAAAAAACTGGTTATAAGTTTAATGCTACATATGAAATTGTTGATTCATGCAAATACATTTCTACAGATTTAACGCCGCCTAATCATCCGTGCAAAGTCCTTTTTTGGTCAGGGATGTGCGATCCAAACGGGAATCAAGCTGAAATAGCCGAGAAGGCCGGACTGCTTAATTTAAATGGTGGTGATACTATTTTTGATGCCAGTCACAACTCATATTTTGGAGTTTCTCCGCTTTATAAGCCTCTTGGTGAACAAAGTCAGATTTATACCGGGCAGGCAAATGAAAATATCCTGACTAATCTATGGGCCGGACCTTATTTTGGATTTCGCAATATAGTGGAAACCATGAAGAGGACAGGCTCACCTCGTCGTGTGATGCCTGTTGATATTTATTATCATTTTTATAGCGGTGAAAAGTTTGCTTCTCTTAAAGCGTTGGAAGACGTTTATGATTGGGTTGTCTCGCAGGATTTCGCCAAGGTTTACGCCTCTGCCTACATTAAAATGGTTAATGGATATTTATCCGGCAAAATAGACATTATCGATGCAGATCATTTTGTTATATCAGATTATAATGATTGTCTTTCATTGCGGCTGGACGGTGTGGATAAGGTGCCTGATCTGGCAAAATGCAAAAATATTATAGGTTATGACACTGAACCGGAAGGCGTTTTTGTACACTTAAATCCAGGGGCAGAGAAGGCAGAACTTGTCCTGTCTTCCAACATTAAAGTGAACGAAGGCTTTGCGTATATTAAAAGTGGCTCAGGCTGGATAAAAGATTTTCAACATATTGAGCGTGGTGCGCGGTTTATTTTTGAATGTTTCAACAAAGGAAAGATTGTTGTTGCCGGTTTGAAACCTAACCGGAAGTTTAAAATTGTCGGGAATAAATTTTCAGCATTAGAAGTGACAGCTAACAACAATGGTGAGATTATTATACAGAATGTAACATCTGGACCGTTGGAGATTTCGCTGATTTGA
- a CDS encoding tetratricopeptide repeat protein — MNIKLWRIFLFVLVFFGATYLIYPFPRDMVPLYLKNGEIAKATDIISALLDKNPDDLQLLDMGADVYLLRGMPDKAIASLKRILDSEPEDVAILEKLVKCYEWNVMPSEALQTWERIAQLSPKWEKPLKKMVMYYRFYNMVHNEVSAIIKLNDLQATKEITDAFSKGINLDVARLSKSYDMQNKDPYLDYIIRRIYIVGELFKIDLVENKKINYLQFITYVLEYYVQVDRIEGALNFAAYMDKAIDKGIKSRIQLVKILGWSQQNAAALELAEQLYKLKPDNIELLNEMAWLAQSLRRNDLAEVVLKQLVRLEPDNTKHREDLGNMYFNEGKFDQAVTVFRELAQKFSNLLKYAHNMLRAALYSSDPQLMAEVVAETGHLDIADPDYQRTKAELFLALNRPRDAYPILRSVAEGGDGTINDYVRLLDAAGATGDAKLVAETVDLALRFEPDDSSLMRQGAEAWLNAGNPEKSYQLYRKLVSKEGLEKDVIEMLLAVSETQSLKTAKNAAEYAVKVLPDNLKVLSQAGEIMLWLNSPVDGYPYFKKVAVLTGGDKDAVMKLMQVASYTTNRKIFRDAATVAVKLRPYDEQVAMLAAGVWAAAGDTNKATHLISRFADRKGETYEMLVQWAEFADTSGLTEEAYRLYDQIHSLNSKDKKVRANLARLAGWTNRPKVSAKLFGEMSDEQPRSLSLAMQAAKGYSDAAEYAKAVRYYERALSLKSGDSDLKLELARNYGFAGMNSKRIILLQELNAQGVLPQAEKIELARAYLEEKNAQKALEILEPYASLKTLPRFEGFLLASAYDLAGRREDASEIYKRLGREHGNDEVFMARLGAEALFNNHADEAFSLFKFALKQDINNQTALKGIAMIYAQRNEYKKAIAKFRAYNRVVPDDVDARFQLGEIYMQTGREGEALREFKTAKRILKRHGINEKSLFD, encoded by the coding sequence TTGAACATCAAGTTATGGCGGATATTTTTATTTGTGCTCGTATTTTTCGGAGCCACCTATCTTATCTATCCTTTTCCGAGAGATATGGTTCCGCTGTATCTTAAAAATGGTGAGATTGCGAAGGCTACTGATATAATCTCGGCACTTCTGGATAAAAATCCTGACGATCTACAACTTCTTGATATGGGAGCAGATGTATATCTTCTGCGCGGTATGCCAGATAAAGCTATCGCCAGTTTGAAGCGTATTCTTGATTCTGAACCTGAAGATGTAGCTATCCTTGAAAAGCTTGTTAAGTGTTACGAGTGGAATGTTATGCCCAGTGAAGCATTACAAACATGGGAACGCATTGCACAGTTAAGCCCTAAATGGGAAAAGCCGTTAAAAAAAATGGTTATGTATTATCGTTTTTACAACATGGTTCATAATGAAGTTTCAGCTATAATAAAGCTTAATGATTTGCAGGCCACTAAAGAAATTACAGATGCGTTTAGTAAAGGGATAAATCTTGATGTGGCTCGTCTTTCTAAATCCTATGACATGCAAAATAAAGATCCGTATCTGGATTATATCATCAGGCGTATTTATATTGTGGGAGAGCTGTTTAAAATAGATTTAGTTGAGAATAAGAAAATTAATTATTTGCAATTTATTACTTATGTCCTCGAATATTATGTTCAAGTTGATCGTATTGAAGGTGCTTTAAACTTTGCAGCTTATATGGATAAAGCAATTGACAAGGGCATTAAAAGTCGCATTCAGCTTGTGAAAATCCTTGGGTGGTCGCAGCAAAATGCTGCCGCTTTAGAGCTGGCAGAGCAACTTTATAAACTTAAACCTGATAATATTGAGCTGCTAAATGAAATGGCATGGCTCGCTCAGAGTTTAAGGAGAAATGATCTGGCTGAAGTAGTATTGAAACAGTTAGTTCGCCTTGAACCTGACAATACCAAACACCGCGAAGACCTCGGGAATATGTATTTTAATGAGGGCAAATTCGATCAGGCTGTTACTGTGTTTAGAGAGTTGGCTCAAAAATTCAGCAATTTGCTAAAGTATGCTCACAATATGTTAAGGGCTGCTTTATATAGTTCTGATCCGCAGCTTATGGCAGAAGTTGTAGCGGAAACAGGTCATCTTGATATTGCTGATCCTGATTATCAGAGAACTAAAGCTGAACTTTTCCTCGCTCTTAATCGGCCGCGTGATGCTTATCCCATATTGAGGTCCGTAGCTGAAGGGGGGGACGGAACAATTAATGATTATGTCAGACTTCTGGACGCCGCCGGAGCAACTGGAGATGCCAAGCTTGTTGCCGAAACTGTCGACCTTGCTTTGCGCTTTGAACCGGATGACAGTTCTCTCATGCGGCAGGGGGCTGAAGCATGGTTAAATGCTGGTAATCCCGAAAAATCTTATCAGTTGTATCGTAAGTTGGTAAGCAAAGAAGGGCTGGAAAAAGATGTTATCGAAATGTTGCTGGCCGTATCTGAAACTCAAAGTCTTAAAACTGCAAAAAATGCCGCGGAATATGCAGTTAAAGTTCTGCCTGATAATTTGAAAGTACTGTCTCAAGCCGGAGAAATAATGCTTTGGCTTAACTCACCAGTTGATGGTTATCCTTATTTCAAGAAAGTAGCTGTTTTAACAGGTGGTGATAAAGACGCTGTTATGAAGCTTATGCAGGTTGCTTCTTATACAACCAATCGTAAAATTTTTAGAGATGCAGCTACGGTTGCAGTTAAATTAAGACCCTATGATGAACAGGTTGCAATGCTTGCTGCTGGCGTATGGGCTGCTGCCGGAGATACGAATAAGGCTACACACCTAATTAGCCGCTTTGCAGATAGAAAGGGTGAAACATATGAAATGCTTGTGCAGTGGGCAGAGTTTGCAGACACTTCAGGGCTTACTGAAGAAGCGTATAGACTCTATGATCAAATTCATTCATTGAATTCAAAAGATAAAAAAGTACGCGCGAATTTAGCAAGACTTGCAGGGTGGACAAATCGTCCTAAGGTGTCAGCTAAACTTTTTGGTGAAATGTCTGATGAACAACCGCGCAGTCTCTCTTTGGCAATGCAGGCGGCAAAAGGGTATTCTGACGCAGCTGAATATGCCAAAGCTGTGAGATATTATGAAAGAGCTTTGTCACTTAAGAGTGGCGATTCTGATTTGAAGTTGGAACTTGCGCGTAACTACGGCTTTGCAGGGATGAACAGTAAGCGGATTATTTTGCTGCAAGAACTTAATGCGCAGGGAGTACTTCCGCAGGCTGAAAAAATAGAACTGGCCAGAGCTTATCTTGAAGAAAAAAATGCGCAGAAAGCTCTTGAGATTTTGGAGCCGTATGCAAGCTTAAAGACTCTTCCGAGGTTTGAAGGTTTCTTACTTGCTTCTGCTTACGATCTGGCTGGACGCAGGGAGGATGCTTCTGAAATCTATAAAAGGCTCGGCCGTGAGCATGGTAATGATGAGGTCTTCATGGCTCGCCTTGGAGCTGAGGCCCTTTTTAATAATCATGCTGATGAGGCTTTTTCGTTGTTTAAATTCGCCCTTAAGCAGGATATAAATAATCAGACTGCTCTAAAGGGAATTGCTATGATTTATGCTCAGCGAAATGAGTATAAGAAAGCTATAGCTAAATTCAGAGCATATAACAGAGTTGTTCCCGATGATGTAGATGCCAGATTCCAGCTCGGAGAAATTTATATGCAGACAGGGCGTGAAGGTGAAGCTTTAAGAGAGTTTAAAACGGCAAAGAGAATTTTGAAGCGGCATGGCATTAATGAGAAATCTCTTTTCGACTAA
- a CDS encoding SPOR domain-containing protein, producing the protein MKEVKEYKFIILLVACLLLFVSAPFLQAKENSSGAIEKVWTVRVSTFENESNAWDFVTYLKSKGYKPVVIRLFDSKYKLWTAVQVGDYPTHSQAVASGRSFKRKMKLNYQIKKMDAKFLSERTAVSSKTPLPVRPDEIGPSYSVRKKVVKTVLTSGKKAVNLSSVSEESFYEITQDDVLRAVSTRQRKIILTRIMVRRGYIDDGIRMYEKLLKIYPEDMDLREEYISTLIDNEEYNKAGSLLQSWLEDDPAAAGALRQNTRLKFLTGDYSQQQASLNYLLKLRPGDIDALSSSAYGRQEGGDWLGAIESFSELIDREPDNADARIALSGLLKQHRPRLNLTPRVYLQTNDTITTSMNTNFSMQLDKLTRGEFIYDFTQIYRPAGDGIEKVDKTINRAAFLFRRDLTRKFTGILGIGAFEGTAEGVTGALGFDWQLSDSGPLSFMLNYNNPWTDEPSAANYKGRYNQISMTYDGFYNDTWGLFMNGQVRQYVVDNDRLYGTKGIYNVILTRKLMNNPELYVSYSYYRSHFKYDDANYTPIVLVQNESIHTLSTSFSKWFCDTIGMQVSGGIRQDEFKSSPSYFAAPNLLMKLGERWEFNAGYEYSSDSGLVGGGESQAITGGISYVF; encoded by the coding sequence TTGAAAGAAGTCAAAGAATATAAATTTATAATTTTGTTAGTAGCATGTTTGCTACTCTTTGTTTCTGCGCCGTTCTTGCAGGCGAAAGAGAATTCTTCCGGTGCGATTGAAAAAGTGTGGACTGTTCGTGTTTCTACTTTTGAAAATGAAAGCAATGCGTGGGATTTTGTTACATATTTAAAGAGTAAAGGTTATAAACCGGTTGTTATAAGACTTTTTGACTCAAAATATAAACTTTGGACTGCTGTGCAGGTTGGTGATTACCCGACACATAGTCAGGCCGTGGCATCAGGGCGTTCATTTAAGCGTAAAATGAAATTGAACTATCAGATCAAAAAAATGGATGCCAAGTTTCTTTCTGAAAGAACAGCTGTTTCATCAAAGACTCCGCTACCTGTAAGACCTGATGAAATAGGACCAAGTTATTCTGTTAGAAAGAAAGTTGTTAAGACTGTTCTGACTAGTGGTAAAAAAGCAGTGAATTTATCTAGTGTTTCTGAAGAGTCCTTTTATGAAATTACTCAGGATGATGTCCTTCGGGCTGTCTCTACACGGCAGAGAAAAATTATTTTAACCCGTATTATGGTTAGACGTGGTTACATTGATGACGGAATCAGGATGTATGAAAAATTGCTTAAGATATACCCTGAAGATATGGATCTGCGTGAAGAATATATTTCAACGCTTATCGATAATGAAGAGTACAATAAGGCAGGAAGTCTGCTTCAGAGCTGGCTTGAGGATGATCCTGCCGCTGCTGGAGCCTTAAGACAGAATACGCGGCTTAAATTTTTAACTGGTGACTATTCACAGCAACAGGCTTCTTTAAATTATCTTTTGAAACTTCGTCCTGGAGATATTGATGCGTTGTCTTCAAGCGCGTACGGGCGGCAGGAAGGTGGAGATTGGCTTGGAGCTATCGAAAGTTTTTCCGAACTGATCGATCGTGAGCCTGATAATGCTGATGCGCGGATAGCACTGTCCGGTCTCCTCAAACAGCACAGGCCAAGGCTTAACCTTACTCCTCGTGTCTATCTGCAGACTAATGATACCATTACAACTTCAATGAATACTAATTTCTCCATGCAGTTAGATAAACTGACTCGTGGTGAATTTATTTATGATTTTACACAGATTTATCGGCCTGCCGGTGATGGTATTGAAAAAGTAGATAAAACTATCAATCGCGCAGCTTTTCTTTTTCGCAGAGATTTAACCAGAAAGTTTACCGGAATATTGGGGATAGGAGCTTTTGAGGGAACCGCAGAAGGTGTCACCGGAGCACTCGGGTTTGATTGGCAGCTCAGCGATTCCGGTCCTCTTTCATTTATGCTTAATTATAATAACCCGTGGACAGATGAACCCTCAGCCGCAAACTATAAAGGTCGGTATAACCAGATTTCAATGACTTATGACGGTTTTTATAATGATACATGGGGACTGTTTATGAACGGTCAGGTGCGTCAATATGTTGTGGATAACGATAGATTGTACGGAACTAAGGGTATTTATAATGTGATTTTAACGCGAAAACTTATGAATAATCCTGAACTATACGTATCTTACTCATATTACCGTTCACATTTTAAATACGACGACGCAAATTATACACCGATTGTATTGGTACAAAATGAAAGTATTCACACATTGAGTACAAGCTTTAGCAAGTGGTTTTGTGATACCATAGGAATGCAGGTTTCTGGAGGAATAAGGCAGGATGAATTTAAAAGTTCTCCAAGTTATTTCGCAGCTCCTAATTTACTTATGAAACTCGGCGAGAGATGGGAATTTAACGCCGGTTATGAATACAGCAGTGATTCCGGGCTTGTCGGCGGCGGTGAAAGTCAGGCCATTACCGGAGGAATCAGCTATGTTTTCTAA